From Bacillus sp. FSL K6-3431, the proteins below share one genomic window:
- a CDS encoding XtrA/YqaO family protein has protein sequence MSLQDIELTETNRLEIDIMEIPTSCVIVICDGKAKLRELPPHGEYKIVTHQGKVKRMRREEGEEF, from the coding sequence ATGAGTCTACAAGATATAGAATTGACTGAGACAAATAGACTAGAGATTGATATAATGGAAATACCAACCAGTTGTGTGATTGTGATTTGTGACGGGAAGGCGAAATTAAGAGAATTGCCGCCACATGGTGAATATAAAATTGTGACGCATCAAGGGAAGGTGAAGCGCATGAGAAGAGAAGAGGGGGAAGAGTTTTGA
- a CDS encoding sigma-70 family RNA polymerase sigma factor, translated as MEKVINGEVHTRDSIVTKHKGLVHKECHKLKKQAKGVGQDYEDIVSIGFMGLIKAFDYFDGEKFPVRFSTYAVPMIRGEIQRVLRGSGTGVNYSRGIKELAFSIRANGMDELSIDAISTELEEGRKKVIHALNFLRHGKPSSLDQPVRDSEGDRNVSDLIGEPDDITRLFVQEFLEVFGRQGKIHSERIDGRADTSNYCSKDRCKPSPSVAKYKKDTAEIHGLFRNTARYRTK; from the coding sequence ATGGAAAAGGTCATCAATGGGGAGGTCCACACACGGGATTCGATAGTGACAAAACACAAAGGACTGGTCCATAAGGAATGTCATAAATTGAAAAAACAGGCTAAGGGCGTTGGGCAGGATTATGAGGATATTGTTTCTATCGGTTTTATGGGTTTGATAAAAGCGTTCGATTACTTCGATGGGGAAAAATTTCCTGTTCGTTTTTCCACATATGCAGTACCTATGATTCGCGGAGAAATTCAACGTGTCTTAAGAGGAAGTGGTACTGGTGTTAATTATTCACGAGGAATTAAGGAATTAGCTTTTAGCATCCGAGCGAATGGAATGGATGAATTATCCATTGATGCAATATCAACAGAACTTGAGGAGGGTAGAAAAAAAGTCATTCATGCACTGAATTTTTTAAGACATGGAAAGCCGAGTAGTTTAGATCAACCAGTACGTGATTCAGAAGGTGATAGAAACGTCTCAGATCTTATAGGTGAACCGGACGATATTACAAGATTGTTTGTACAGGAATTTCTCGAAGTGTTTGGACGACAGGGAAAGATTCATAGCGAAAGGATTGATGGACGGGCAGACACAAGCAATTATTGCTCAAAAGATCGGTGTAAGCCAAGTCCAAGTGTCGCGAAATATAAAAAGGATACGGCAGAAATACATGGTTTATTCAGGAATACAGCACGCTATAGAACCAAGTGA
- a CDS encoding ATP-binding protein, with protein MEKITMPQNWLKKMAFHSEVCEKHTYIKDGQEVIKPIQMMIVNSEVLCPRCEAEKTEQQLQASIQSDYDKANEQRKYNTLYKRSIIQDNTLIKATLENYEAKAKEEIANKHTVLEAIDRMRSGQVFNVVLQGNQGAGKSHLAYAMLQELNGQDTSCLFVNVESMLRLIKDTFNNKESKYTENYFVELMSEVDYLTLDDIGAETGAIGTDKTATDFVQRVLYAITTTRQDKSTFITTNLSSETLFKMYDKKLVSRMFRNPKFVVFRETKDKRMNNIPF; from the coding sequence GTGGAAAAAATAACGATGCCGCAAAATTGGCTAAAGAAAATGGCATTCCATTCTGAAGTTTGTGAAAAACACACTTATATAAAAGATGGGCAAGAAGTCATTAAGCCAATACAGATGATGATTGTTAACAGTGAGGTGCTATGTCCACGTTGTGAAGCTGAAAAGACAGAACAGCAATTACAAGCATCGATACAGAGTGATTATGACAAAGCTAATGAACAACGGAAATATAACACTCTTTATAAGCGCAGTATCATTCAGGACAATACGCTAATAAAAGCTACTCTTGAAAACTATGAAGCTAAAGCAAAAGAAGAGATAGCTAACAAACATACTGTTTTAGAAGCTATTGATCGAATGAGAAGTGGACAAGTTTTTAATGTGGTGCTTCAAGGTAATCAAGGGGCAGGGAAAAGTCATTTAGCTTATGCAATGCTGCAAGAACTGAATGGACAAGATACCTCATGTTTATTTGTAAACGTGGAAAGTATGCTTCGGTTAATTAAAGATACGTTCAACAATAAAGAAAGCAAATATACGGAAAATTACTTTGTGGAATTAATGTCAGAGGTTGATTACCTGACACTGGATGATATTGGAGCTGAAACAGGAGCGATCGGCACGGATAAAACTGCTACAGACTTCGTTCAACGTGTGCTGTATGCAATCACGACAACAAGACAGGATAAATCAACATTTATCACTACCAATCTATCAAGTGAAACGTTATTTAAAATGTACGACAAAAAACTTGTATCTAGAATGTTCAGAAATCCGAAGTTTGTTGTATTCAGAGAAACCAAGGATAAGAGAATGAACAATATTCCATTTTGA
- a CDS encoding conserved phage C-terminal domain-containing protein: MAKFRMVYTEFWNDPRVVEEMTPEDKYFFLYLLTNSNATQIGIYQITKKQMAFDTGYSMESINSLLDRFIKHHKIVVYNPGTREIAIRNWGKYNLNRGGKPMIDCVLSELKEVKDEDLISYVGEQVEHSGIKELYDTFTIRGQEEDKEEDKEEEEEKDKEEREVIPYVEIINYLNDVASTKYRSSTRKTKDLIKARWNEGFELHDFKSVIDTKTAEWIKDEKMNKFLRPETLFGTKFESYLNQKGGSISGKNNDAAKLAKENGIPF; encoded by the coding sequence ATGGCTAAATTCAGAATGGTTTATACGGAGTTTTGGAACGATCCGCGAGTTGTTGAGGAAATGACACCGGAAGATAAATACTTCTTCCTGTACTTGTTAACTAATTCCAATGCAACTCAGATCGGCATCTATCAAATTACTAAAAAACAAATGGCTTTTGATACTGGTTACTCAATGGAGAGTATTAATTCTTTACTAGATCGGTTTATTAAACATCATAAAATTGTAGTTTATAACCCTGGAACAAGAGAGATAGCAATTAGAAATTGGGGCAAATACAACTTGAATCGTGGTGGTAAACCGATGATTGATTGTGTTCTTTCTGAACTAAAAGAAGTGAAGGATGAAGATTTGATAAGTTACGTAGGTGAACAGGTAGAACATAGTGGTATCAAGGAGTTGTACGATACGTTCACGATACGTGGACAAGAAGAAGATAAAGAAGAAGATAAAGAAGAAGAAGAAGAAAAAGATAAAGAAGAAAGAGAAGTAATACCTTATGTCGAGATAATAAATTATCTCAACGATGTGGCTTCTACTAAATATCGTTCTTCAACTAGAAAAACGAAAGACCTAATAAAAGCACGTTGGAATGAAGGATTTGAGCTACATGATTTTAAAAGCGTAATAGATACCAAGACGGCCGAGTGGATTAAGGATGAGAAAATGAACAAATTCCTAAGGCCCGAAACACTGTTTGGTACAAAGTTTGAATCCTACCTTAATCAGAAAGGTGGTTCTATAAGTGGAAAAAATAACGATGCCGCAAAATTGGCTAAAGAAAATGGCATTCCATTCTGA
- a CDS encoding phage replisome organizer N-terminal domain-containing protein translates to MNVKWIKLSTQMFEDEKIRLIENMPEADTILVCWFKLFLMSSKDGSFKVKNFANNTHSTEELLSVLLKKDIQFIWRMISALTEVGVMKIDGDTIEINRFWRTNQELRNSPEYKLWRADVFERDKYTCQMCNQVGGSLNAHHIKSFACYEELRFEVSNGQTLCEPCHRKVHKKGEKNG, encoded by the coding sequence ATGAACGTGAAATGGATTAAATTAAGCACTCAAATGTTTGAAGACGAGAAGATCCGTCTGATTGAAAATATGCCGGAAGCTGACACTATATTAGTGTGTTGGTTCAAATTGTTCCTTATGTCTTCAAAGGATGGAAGCTTTAAAGTGAAAAACTTTGCTAATAATACTCATTCAACTGAAGAGTTGCTTTCGGTTTTATTGAAAAAAGACATCCAGTTTATTTGGAGGATGATTTCAGCGCTTACTGAAGTAGGTGTAATGAAAATAGATGGTGACACTATAGAAATTAATCGGTTTTGGCGTACTAATCAAGAGTTGCGCAATTCACCGGAATATAAGCTATGGAGAGCCGACGTTTTTGAAAGAGATAAATATACCTGTCAAATGTGTAACCAAGTAGGCGGATCGCTTAACGCCCATCACATCAAGTCGTTTGCCTGTTACGAAGAATTAAGGTTTGAAGTTAGTAACGGACAGACGTTATGCGAACCTTGCCATAGGAAAGTTCATAAAAAGGGTGAAAAGAATGGCTAA